The Ensifer adhaerens genome contains a region encoding:
- a CDS encoding phosphoadenosine phosphosulfate reductase family protein, giving the protein MSGFAHLVSVSGGKDSTATYLRAMERGLPFQAVFADTGNEHEATYDAVRRLPQLTGGPDIIWVKADFTEKLARKREYVARRWPMEGVPDAKVQMALALLHPTGVPFLDLCLWKTRFPSAKTRFCTDELKISPMFHDVQRPLLEAGRKLISWQGVRAAESIARSDLPRLQRINPVPHSLPKALQDLGAQWVAYAYRPLISWSVEDVFAYADRFGIPRNFLYALGFTRVGCFPCVMCRKEEMRLIGTRFPEHVDRLANWEALVSDVSKRGNSTFFNVTDDPLLANGWQSDDYDWSLSRTGIRARVEWSKTSRGGLQYDAFLAAAENIGTSCNEWGACE; this is encoded by the coding sequence ATGAGCGGCTTCGCACATCTCGTCTCTGTGTCTGGGGGGAAGGATTCGACCGCGACCTATCTGCGCGCCATGGAACGCGGTTTGCCGTTTCAGGCCGTCTTCGCTGACACTGGCAACGAGCACGAGGCAACATATGATGCCGTCCGCCGCCTCCCGCAGCTGACAGGCGGCCCGGACATAATTTGGGTAAAGGCTGACTTCACCGAGAAATTGGCCCGCAAGCGCGAATATGTCGCGCGTCGCTGGCCTATGGAAGGCGTGCCGGATGCCAAGGTTCAGATGGCTCTGGCGCTGCTTCATCCAACGGGCGTTCCCTTTCTGGACTTGTGCCTGTGGAAGACGCGGTTCCCTTCGGCCAAAACGCGCTTCTGCACGGATGAACTGAAAATCTCTCCCATGTTCCACGACGTCCAGCGACCATTGCTGGAGGCGGGTAGAAAGCTCATCTCTTGGCAGGGTGTCCGGGCGGCGGAGAGTATCGCGCGGTCAGATCTTCCGCGACTGCAGCGGATAAATCCGGTCCCGCACTCCCTGCCGAAGGCGCTCCAAGATCTCGGCGCTCAATGGGTCGCATATGCATATCGGCCGTTGATTAGCTGGAGCGTCGAGGACGTCTTTGCGTACGCCGATCGGTTCGGCATCCCTCGAAACTTTCTCTACGCTTTGGGCTTTACGCGGGTCGGCTGCTTTCCCTGTGTCATGTGCCGCAAAGAGGAAATGCGCCTGATCGGCACGCGCTTTCCGGAGCACGTGGATAGGCTGGCGAATTGGGAGGCGCTTGTTTCTGACGTTTCGAAACGCGGAAACTCCACCTTCTTCAACGTAACCGACGACCCTCTACTCGCTAATGGCTGGCAGAGCGACGACTACGACTGGTCGCTGTCTCGCACCGGCATCCGCGCCCGCGTCGAGTGGTCGAAGACATCGCGGGGAGGGCTCCAGTACGACGCTTTCCTCGCTGCAGCTGAAAACATTGGAACATCATGCAATGAATGGGGGGCCTGCGAGTGA
- the gpW gene encoding gpW family head-tail joining protein has protein sequence MALTEQERAVLQARLTEAREALHQLEIGRAEVSLNYNGEAITYVAANAGNLRQYVRSLEAQLGQRRMGRARSRGVIFG, from the coding sequence ATGGCTTTGACCGAACAGGAACGTGCCGTGCTGCAGGCGCGGCTCACGGAAGCGCGCGAGGCACTCCACCAACTGGAGATCGGCCGCGCGGAAGTCAGCCTTAACTACAACGGCGAGGCGATCACCTATGTCGCAGCCAATGCCGGGAACTTGCGCCAGTACGTGCGCAGTCTTGAGGCGCAGCTTGGCCAGCGTCGAATGGGCCGAGCCCGTAGCCGAGGGGTGATCTTCGGATGA
- a CDS encoding major capsid protein: MDMLLNTAELIQVLPPRDRPEAFLRDRYFSTTVLSDMEEIVFDKILPDRELAPFVHPDVPGKDSSNRGFKATSFTPAYVKPQNTLRPRGNMIRIPGEPIGGRDTPASRYAYNLATIIDDQDQRITRREEFMCSQALRTGQVVVQGEDYPTQTIAYGRDAALTIALAGAARWGEAGVDPMDDVEKWAQLLGDTGGFNAREVLLGPGAAGLLKKSPRFQEMLDNRRQDGGIMQLGPVSTGAENKYYTVLGTIGELTFIQYSQPYTVGGAKQNFWPSFGVGIFDPFGFLGHFAYGAILDNDALISLERFPDMWKEKNPSRTIVQTQSAPLPIMPEPDASLFALVR, translated from the coding sequence ATGGATATGCTTCTCAACACTGCAGAACTCATTCAGGTTCTGCCGCCTCGCGACCGGCCAGAGGCCTTCCTGCGCGACCGTTACTTCTCGACGACCGTTCTTTCCGACATGGAAGAGATCGTTTTTGATAAGATTCTGCCCGATCGCGAACTCGCTCCGTTCGTGCATCCGGACGTTCCCGGCAAGGACTCCTCCAACCGCGGCTTCAAGGCGACCAGCTTTACGCCCGCCTATGTGAAGCCGCAGAACACGCTACGTCCGCGCGGCAACATGATCCGCATCCCGGGCGAGCCGATCGGCGGCCGTGACACACCGGCGTCGCGCTATGCATACAACCTCGCGACGATCATCGACGACCAGGATCAGCGCATCACCCGACGCGAAGAGTTCATGTGCTCGCAGGCACTGCGCACCGGTCAGGTCGTCGTTCAGGGCGAGGACTACCCGACACAGACGATTGCCTACGGTCGCGATGCGGCGCTTACGATCGCGCTCGCGGGAGCGGCCCGCTGGGGTGAGGCCGGTGTGGATCCGATGGACGACGTTGAAAAGTGGGCTCAGTTGCTGGGTGACACCGGCGGCTTTAACGCCCGGGAAGTCCTGCTTGGCCCGGGCGCCGCAGGTCTCCTGAAAAAGTCGCCTCGCTTCCAGGAGATGCTGGATAACCGGCGCCAGGACGGCGGCATCATGCAGCTTGGTCCTGTCTCGACCGGCGCGGAGAACAAGTACTACACCGTTCTCGGCACGATCGGCGAACTGACCTTCATCCAGTATTCGCAGCCCTACACGGTTGGCGGGGCGAAGCAGAACTTCTGGCCTTCGTTCGGCGTCGGTATCTTCGATCCCTTCGGCTTCCTGGGGCACTTCGCCTACGGCGCTATTCTGGACAACGACGCTCTGATCTCCCTCGAACGCTTCCCGGACATGTGGAAGGAGAAGAACCCGTCGCGCACGATCGTGCAGACGCAGTCGGCCCCGCTGCCGATCATGCCGGAGCCCGACGCCAGCCTCTTCGCGCTGGTCCGCTGA
- a CDS encoding MT-A70 family methyltransferase, which yields MTEGLPKNLGENAERLLSAALAAGVLVVDTERDMRASRNLNGRGLLRRNPQDACIWYPTDKAYSLSGVDRPADMELANHCGAVVAILAANHAQASDIEPIDIDGGGVEVAIAPPSALARLPHHPLAALFPMIPDDELRELADDIAAHGQQQPVWLLDGAIIDGRNREAACHMAGIDAWTKEYEGDDPLGFVLSLNLRRRHLSESQRAMVAAKIVIWKRGVNQHTTGSANLPTRDAARMLSVSERAVIAARRIDTHGIKELSAAIREGKLSVHTGEALTRLEHEAQQEILRREKKEIVAKSKEIRRNDAEKRHQVRLAHMAHVVESGAATAGRVAQKFPVIYADPPWKFGVHSEVTGREKSAENHYPTMETGAICRLFGEIGDPAKADAVLFLWATNPMLPDALRVMDAWGFAYVHHWIWDKEVAGTGYWGRDRHELLLIGKRGSPVAPLPGTQPQTVYSERKGGHSAKPAFFAETIERLYPDLPRLEMFCRAPRAGWTAWGYETGEGRE from the coding sequence GTGACCGAAGGGCTGCCGAAGAACTTGGGCGAGAACGCGGAAAGACTCCTGTCGGCGGCGCTCGCCGCCGGCGTTCTGGTCGTCGATACTGAGCGGGACATGAGGGCTAGCCGGAACCTCAACGGCCGGGGACTACTGCGCCGCAATCCGCAGGACGCGTGCATCTGGTATCCGACCGACAAGGCATACAGCCTATCGGGCGTGGACCGGCCCGCCGATATGGAGCTTGCGAACCATTGCGGCGCAGTCGTCGCCATTCTTGCCGCGAACCATGCGCAGGCGTCCGACATCGAGCCGATCGACATCGACGGCGGCGGCGTAGAGGTTGCGATCGCGCCTCCTTCGGCCCTGGCCCGCCTGCCGCATCATCCGCTGGCCGCACTTTTTCCGATGATCCCGGATGACGAGTTGCGCGAGTTGGCGGACGACATCGCCGCGCATGGCCAGCAGCAGCCGGTCTGGCTTCTCGACGGCGCGATCATAGACGGGCGCAACCGGGAGGCGGCGTGCCACATGGCGGGCATCGATGCCTGGACGAAGGAGTATGAGGGCGACGACCCGCTCGGCTTCGTACTTTCTCTCAACCTACGCCGCCGTCACCTGAGCGAAAGCCAGCGTGCCATGGTCGCGGCAAAGATCGTCATCTGGAAACGGGGTGTAAACCAGCACACGACAGGGTCAGCAAATTTGCCGACCCGTGATGCCGCCCGCATGCTTTCCGTTTCCGAAAGGGCTGTCATCGCCGCACGCCGGATCGATACGCATGGCATCAAGGAGCTTTCAGCAGCGATACGCGAGGGCAAGCTTTCGGTGCATACCGGCGAGGCGCTGACGCGGCTGGAGCATGAGGCACAGCAAGAGATTCTCAGGCGCGAGAAGAAGGAGATCGTCGCCAAGTCGAAAGAAATCCGTCGCAACGATGCTGAGAAGCGCCATCAGGTGCGGCTGGCACACATGGCGCATGTCGTCGAAAGCGGGGCGGCTACCGCTGGCCGGGTCGCGCAGAAGTTTCCCGTTATCTACGCCGACCCGCCTTGGAAATTCGGCGTTCATTCGGAGGTTACCGGGCGGGAGAAGAGCGCGGAAAACCACTACCCGACGATGGAAACCGGCGCGATCTGCCGGCTATTCGGCGAGATCGGCGACCCGGCCAAAGCTGATGCCGTTCTCTTTCTTTGGGCGACCAATCCGATGTTGCCAGATGCACTGCGTGTCATGGATGCGTGGGGCTTTGCCTATGTTCATCACTGGATCTGGGACAAGGAAGTGGCCGGAACCGGCTATTGGGGCCGCGACCGGCACGAGCTGCTGTTAATCGGCAAGCGGGGCAGTCCTGTCGCGCCCTTGCCGGGCACGCAGCCCCAGACCGTTTATTCGGAGCGCAAGGGCGGGCACAGCGCCAAGCCCGCATTCTTCGCGGAGACGATCGAGCGGCTCTATCCGGACTTGCCTCGGCTGGAAATGTTCTGTCGCGCGCCTCGGGCCGGCTGGACCGCGTGGGGGTACGAGACCGGGGAGGGGCGTGAGTGA
- a CDS encoding phage terminase large subunit family protein translates to MTMLFNPERMAYSVLAEICEPPPSVDYLAWAKQNIEFSERITDHPGKYNEDLVPFFSEILRALSPEDPCNIVSLAKSAQIGGTICANIFTLGSLDMAPGDFLYVHPTEENASRWSKTKLMPLVREMPAVAKLFSQNSRDASNSVLYKERIDGRGAIQAAGANSPAGLSMISPRKQVQDDLAKWQMNEAGDPEAQADSRSKAFFNAKVFKISTPMVEPGCKITANYREGTQESYHVPCPHKECGGLQELRWENMRDHLDPEHPEKAHFVCIHCGGEIHEHHREWMVLPRNGAKWVAKYPERARRHRSFRVWMAYSPFERWENLAREWLSLQAGGPEKRDNGSGAEQTFFNDWLGLAYEADNKAVDWEVLRDRGEEQGFRRGVIPAEALVLVLGLDVQGDRVEWLLVGYGRNRYRAVIDHGVIDNRAGSHLPGYKEHSGHISEPEVRAALDKLLQREWTDDLGRKRLADRLAIDGNAYTDDVWNWVRKHPKSRVIMVRGGNTEAAPPIVQTKEYDKRGKPKKQKWSSRFFTFNASAFKLRLYRDYKKSDPERAGYIRFARGFGDDFYQQATSEARVPEKTRSGHTRYVWKLLDGRRNEIIDMLNQSLAGAYRWGVPYWTDEEWDAIADRLGRIEAPQQGDLEDQLNRVEVKTETPAETTATEASSRLAAALARAERARQRNNR, encoded by the coding sequence GTGACGATGTTGTTCAACCCTGAGCGGATGGCGTATTCGGTCCTTGCCGAGATCTGCGAGCCGCCGCCATCGGTTGATTACCTCGCATGGGCCAAGCAGAACATTGAGTTCTCTGAGCGCATCACCGACCATCCCGGCAAGTACAACGAGGATCTTGTTCCGTTCTTCTCGGAGATCCTGAGGGCGCTTTCGCCCGAGGACCCCTGCAATATCGTCAGCCTGGCAAAGTCGGCGCAGATCGGCGGCACCATCTGCGCCAACATCTTTACACTCGGCTCGCTCGACATGGCGCCCGGCGATTTCCTCTACGTCCACCCGACTGAGGAAAACGCGTCGCGCTGGTCGAAGACGAAGCTGATGCCGCTGGTGCGAGAGATGCCTGCCGTCGCAAAACTGTTCTCGCAGAACAGCCGCGATGCCAGCAACTCGGTGCTCTACAAGGAGCGCATCGACGGCCGAGGAGCCATTCAGGCGGCAGGCGCCAACTCGCCGGCGGGCCTGTCGATGATCTCGCCGCGAAAGCAGGTGCAGGACGATCTTGCCAAGTGGCAGATGAACGAGGCTGGCGACCCGGAGGCCCAGGCGGACAGCCGCAGCAAAGCGTTCTTCAACGCCAAGGTCTTTAAGATTTCGACGCCGATGGTGGAGCCGGGATGCAAGATCACGGCGAATTATCGAGAAGGAACGCAGGAGAGCTACCACGTACCTTGCCCGCACAAAGAGTGTGGCGGGTTGCAGGAGCTGCGCTGGGAAAACATGCGGGATCACCTTGATCCGGAGCATCCCGAGAAAGCGCACTTCGTTTGCATCCATTGCGGTGGCGAGATCCATGAGCATCATCGAGAATGGATGGTGCTTCCGAGGAACGGTGCGAAGTGGGTCGCGAAGTACCCGGAGCGTGCGCGCCGCCACCGGTCGTTTCGGGTCTGGATGGCCTATTCGCCATTTGAACGCTGGGAGAACCTGGCGCGCGAATGGCTCTCCCTTCAAGCCGGTGGACCGGAGAAGCGGGACAATGGCTCCGGAGCCGAGCAAACCTTCTTCAACGACTGGCTCGGTCTTGCCTATGAGGCGGACAACAAGGCGGTCGATTGGGAAGTTCTGCGCGACCGCGGTGAGGAGCAAGGTTTCCGCCGCGGCGTCATTCCGGCCGAAGCGCTCGTGTTGGTGCTCGGCCTTGACGTTCAGGGCGACCGTGTCGAGTGGCTCCTTGTCGGTTACGGCCGCAACCGCTATCGCGCCGTCATAGACCACGGCGTCATCGACAATCGCGCCGGCAGCCACCTCCCAGGCTACAAGGAGCATTCCGGCCACATCTCGGAGCCTGAGGTTCGGGCGGCGCTCGACAAGTTGCTGCAGCGCGAGTGGACTGACGATCTCGGCCGCAAGCGCCTGGCCGATCGCCTCGCGATCGATGGCAACGCATACACGGACGACGTGTGGAACTGGGTTCGCAAGCACCCGAAATCTCGCGTCATCATGGTTCGCGGTGGCAACACCGAGGCCGCGCCGCCGATCGTGCAAACGAAAGAGTACGACAAACGCGGCAAGCCGAAAAAGCAGAAGTGGTCGTCGCGCTTCTTCACGTTCAATGCCTCGGCCTTCAAGCTGCGGCTCTATCGTGACTACAAGAAAAGCGATCCGGAACGGGCAGGCTACATCCGCTTTGCCAGAGGGTTTGGCGACGACTTCTACCAGCAGGCGACCTCGGAGGCGCGCGTGCCGGAAAAGACCCGTAGCGGCCACACCCGTTATGTCTGGAAGTTGCTCGACGGTCGCCGCAACGAAATCATCGACATGCTCAATCAGAGCCTTGCCGGTGCCTATCGCTGGGGCGTGCCGTACTGGACGGACGAAGAGTGGGACGCAATAGCCGACCGCCTCGGCCGGATAGAAGCTCCGCAACAGGGCGACCTCGAAGACCAACTCAACAGGGTTGAGGTGAAAACGGAAACGCCGGCAGAAACGACGGCGACCGAAGCATCATCGCGGCTCGCCGCCGCGCTTGCGCGTGCCGAGCGGGCTCGCCAGCGCAACAATCGCTAG
- the nusG gene encoding transcription termination/antitermination protein NusG, with product MMQHRGMKGQPIATQAKDGFRDRMRRITQASLKAATMKVTEMHPDSARWYCLHVKKGREFDVENTLAAANVEAYMPREKDSYIRRGKKIDVVQPAVPGYLLVRLVPSPEAFLGLRHQNHVVDFVGGTGGYHVVKDVHVAVFKALFGDGNAPRVATDKTIGQGTEADIVFGPFTGFRCVVTAVKWCREARASVRIDVQGRSFDIERMPLAHLKKL from the coding sequence ATGATGCAGCATAGGGGAATGAAGGGTCAGCCGATCGCAACGCAGGCCAAAGACGGTTTCAGGGACCGTATGCGGCGAATCACACAAGCAAGTTTGAAGGCAGCAACAATGAAAGTGACCGAAATGCACCCCGATAGCGCCCGTTGGTACTGCCTCCATGTGAAAAAGGGCAGAGAGTTTGATGTGGAAAACACGCTGGCAGCGGCCAATGTCGAGGCCTATATGCCGCGCGAAAAGGACAGTTACATCCGACGTGGCAAGAAGATCGACGTGGTGCAGCCTGCCGTTCCTGGCTACCTGTTAGTGCGGTTGGTACCGTCTCCGGAAGCTTTCCTTGGGCTTCGCCATCAGAACCATGTGGTCGATTTCGTTGGTGGAACGGGTGGCTATCACGTCGTCAAAGACGTTCACGTCGCTGTTTTCAAAGCGCTATTCGGCGATGGTAATGCGCCACGGGTCGCCACCGACAAGACGATCGGTCAGGGCACCGAAGCAGACATCGTGTTTGGTCCGTTTACCGGATTCCGATGTGTTGTTACTGCCGTGAAGTGGTGCCGAGAGGCTCGGGCGAGCGTACGTATCGACGTGCAGGGCCGTTCGTTCGACATCGAGCGAATGCCTCTTGCACATCTGAAGAAGTTGTGA
- a CDS encoding DUF6525 family protein — translation MINILDRRSSVDVMRDYDALPKPVREAVASAHFAYDPRILAKRIARGRSPDDVVAMIRPLAARSAQ, via the coding sequence GTGATCAACATCCTCGACCGGCGCTCATCCGTCGACGTCATGCGCGACTACGACGCCCTGCCGAAACCCGTGCGCGAGGCGGTCGCCAGCGCCCATTTCGCTTACGACCCTCGAATTCTGGCGAAACGGATCGCGCGCGGCAGGTCGCCTGATGATGTCGTTGCCATGATCCGGCCGCTCGCCGCGAGGAGTGCGCAATGA
- a CDS encoding phage portal protein produces MSDVAIYGPDDKPLPDALRAAARMQMTKNRMMASTAYQGAANDHPSLAKWRPGTWSGQSALSWNRVDLVDRLNDVARNDGWGAAGTSRLVDNIIGSGWTLAARPNHVSLNMTFEQADAISDRIEALWRDYTHDVDKWCDAERTKTMAGILGLAARQRFGPEGEAMGVIVWHDNAPLFQTAVHVVDPARCSNPNGRMDDEFLRDGVVINGYGAPQGYHFRKSHPGEIFAGNTGLWQWEYVERETEWGRPIVVHAFEQKRAGMTRGVSDWAPIIRSIKQSTDYEDFESQAAALNAVMAAFIETPFDPEEFLDAMGEDVSAQKVASVYGEMSDAQKAYYSAAPIDLPGVRVNMLQPGEKATLTKPEHPNANFEAFVNAALRKVASAIGITYEQLTMDWSNVNYSSARAALLEIWRGLTAKKGGFAAQFMAPIYRAFLEEIFDKGLIALPAGAVPFDQNPAAWCHADWIGPGRGWIDPLREAQAAGERIENNLTTLQQESAEQGRDWKMDALQRARERSFYEKLGLPMGPADVPARPRVNPADDREPGEDTEEEVNGRKSARRHPVGIPAIARRKPA; encoded by the coding sequence ATGAGCGATGTCGCGATTTACGGCCCGGATGACAAGCCGTTGCCCGATGCCCTGCGCGCAGCTGCGCGTATGCAGATGACGAAGAACCGGATGATGGCATCTACCGCTTACCAGGGTGCCGCCAATGATCATCCGTCTCTTGCCAAATGGCGGCCGGGCACCTGGTCGGGCCAGTCGGCGTTGTCGTGGAACCGCGTCGACCTGGTCGACCGTCTCAACGACGTCGCCCGCAATGACGGCTGGGGTGCTGCCGGTACCTCGCGTCTCGTTGACAACATCATCGGTTCGGGCTGGACGCTTGCCGCCAGGCCGAACCACGTCTCGCTCAACATGACGTTCGAACAAGCCGATGCGATCTCCGACAGGATCGAGGCCTTGTGGCGCGACTACACGCATGACGTCGACAAGTGGTGCGATGCCGAGCGGACGAAAACGATGGCCGGTATTCTCGGCCTTGCCGCGCGTCAACGGTTCGGCCCTGAGGGCGAGGCGATGGGCGTCATCGTCTGGCACGACAACGCTCCGTTGTTCCAGACCGCTGTTCATGTCGTCGACCCGGCACGATGCTCAAACCCGAATGGGCGCATGGATGACGAGTTCCTGCGCGACGGGGTCGTGATCAACGGTTACGGCGCACCGCAGGGCTATCATTTCCGCAAGTCGCATCCCGGCGAAATCTTCGCCGGCAATACCGGGCTGTGGCAATGGGAGTATGTCGAGCGGGAAACCGAATGGGGGCGACCGATCGTCGTTCATGCCTTCGAACAGAAGCGCGCCGGCATGACGCGCGGGGTTTCGGACTGGGCGCCCATCATCCGCTCGATCAAACAGTCGACCGATTATGAGGACTTCGAAAGCCAGGCGGCGGCATTGAACGCAGTCATGGCCGCCTTCATCGAGACGCCCTTCGATCCGGAAGAGTTTCTCGACGCCATGGGCGAAGACGTGTCGGCCCAGAAGGTTGCAAGCGTCTACGGCGAGATGTCGGACGCGCAGAAGGCCTATTACAGCGCTGCGCCGATCGACCTTCCCGGCGTTCGCGTCAACATGCTGCAGCCGGGGGAAAAGGCGACCCTGACAAAGCCGGAGCATCCGAATGCGAACTTCGAGGCCTTCGTGAATGCTGCGTTGCGCAAGGTCGCGAGCGCGATCGGCATCACCTACGAGCAGCTGACCATGGACTGGAGCAACGTCAACTACTCGTCGGCACGTGCCGCCCTGCTCGAAATCTGGCGTGGACTGACGGCAAAGAAGGGCGGTTTTGCAGCCCAGTTCATGGCCCCGATCTATCGTGCGTTCCTTGAGGAGATCTTCGACAAGGGCCTGATCGCACTTCCCGCCGGCGCCGTGCCGTTCGACCAGAACCCGGCGGCCTGGTGCCACGCGGACTGGATCGGTCCTGGCCGTGGCTGGATTGATCCGTTGCGCGAAGCGCAGGCTGCCGGCGAGCGCATCGAAAACAACCTGACGACGCTGCAGCAGGAATCGGCAGAGCAGGGCAGGGATTGGAAGATGGACGCGCTGCAGCGGGCACGCGAGCGCAGCTTCTATGAAAAACTGGGCTTGCCCATGGGGCCTGCCGATGTCCCGGCGCGTCCACGCGTGAACCCGGCTGATGATCGCGAACCCGGGGAGGATACCGAGGAGGAGGTCAACGGCCGCAAGTCTGCCCGCCGGCACCCGGTCGGCATCCCTGCGATTGCCAGAAGGAAACCGGCATGA
- a CDS encoding head decoration protein — MAEATFAPNDLLVSDVPVVTRNITIASGQNLKRGAVIGNITASDKYILSASAAADGSQTPGLVLAIDCDASAGDVVAPAYAGAGLDASKLILGAGHTTATVEAAFRKASAPLYVRTLK, encoded by the coding sequence ATGGCTGAAGCAACCTTCGCCCCGAACGATCTGCTCGTCTCCGACGTGCCGGTCGTTACCCGCAATATCACGATCGCCAGCGGCCAGAACTTGAAGCGCGGCGCCGTGATCGGCAACATCACCGCTTCGGACAAGTACATCTTGTCCGCCTCGGCCGCAGCCGACGGCTCGCAGACGCCGGGCCTCGTGCTCGCGATCGACTGCGACGCATCCGCCGGTGATGTCGTAGCACCCGCCTATGCGGGCGCCGGCCTCGATGCATCGAAACTCATCCTTGGCGCTGGTCACACAACCGCGACCGTAGAAGCCGCTTTCCGCAAGGCAAGCGCGCCGCTCTACGTCCGCACGCTGAAGTGA
- a CDS encoding head-tail joining protein — MIRRPEIFARMGSKFAKAFGNVDAVFTIAGVVSPKAVRGILRVWRDVELMEEVDQAVEGTTHLLAVAATDVPGLESRRDTVAIDGVTYPIINVSDDARAMLKLSLSGDI; from the coding sequence ATGATCCGGCGCCCCGAAATCTTCGCCCGCATGGGGTCGAAGTTCGCAAAGGCCTTCGGCAACGTCGATGCTGTGTTCACCATCGCCGGCGTCGTCAGTCCGAAGGCTGTTCGGGGCATCCTCCGCGTCTGGCGCGACGTCGAGCTTATGGAAGAGGTCGACCAGGCGGTCGAGGGAACGACACATTTGCTCGCCGTTGCCGCGACCGATGTGCCCGGACTCGAAAGCAGGCGCGACACGGTCGCGATCGACGGCGTGACCTATCCCATCATCAACGTGAGCGACGACGCCCGGGCCATGCTCAAGCTCTCGCTTTCAGGAGACATCTGA
- a CDS encoding phage tail tube protein, whose protein sequence is MALGRQLTLARSALAGAFTLACITEQRSLEINNEEIDITKPNCTDPGEKLTLALMYGIQSIRFSGQGAFVSSAVMKEVAADAINQVIREYQVTVPGVGTFEGDMLISITFSGDKTNELQMDIRCAMTGVITFVAAV, encoded by the coding sequence ATGGCTCTCGGCCGTCAGCTTACCCTTGCTCGCTCTGCGCTTGCGGGCGCGTTCACTCTCGCCTGCATCACCGAACAGCGATCCCTCGAAATCAACAACGAGGAGATCGATATCACCAAGCCAAACTGCACGGATCCGGGGGAAAAACTCACCCTCGCGCTGATGTACGGCATCCAGTCCATCCGATTCAGCGGACAGGGCGCTTTCGTCAGCAGCGCCGTCATGAAGGAAGTTGCGGCGGATGCCATCAACCAGGTCATCAGGGAATACCAGGTGACCGTGCCGGGCGTTGGCACCTTCGAGGGCGACATGCTCATTTCGATCACCTTCTCCGGTGACAAGACGAATGAGCTGCAGATGGACATTCGCTGCGCGATGACCGGCGTCATCACCTTCGTAGCGGCCGTGTGA
- a CDS encoding S49 family peptidase, with protein sequence MRNYPEIASRMFGTPLMLHPAKGDIIARAFGPRVLGAPDVAAHVAGGEEMGLIGEKLRDAKDYWGDDVYKGPKMLSERGIALIEIEGSLVNKGKWIGQSCGMTSYEAIALQVRDCIERADVKAVVLEVDSFGGEVTGAFDCAEQIFELSQMKPTIAVLTDHACSAGYLCASPARQVVIPQTGICGSIGVISMHVDMSAWLAKEGLNVTILSAGAHKADFNPYQAIPEDVLKQELAELEELRVEFAATVARFRAGRLTQQSALATEARFYRGQKAVEAGLADAVVRPSQVLAAFEAELSRTAG encoded by the coding sequence ATGAGGAACTATCCTGAAATCGCCAGCCGTATGTTCGGTACGCCGCTGATGTTGCACCCTGCAAAGGGCGACATCATTGCGCGTGCCTTCGGGCCACGGGTCCTCGGTGCGCCGGATGTTGCCGCGCATGTGGCGGGTGGCGAAGAGATGGGCCTGATCGGCGAGAAGCTGCGGGACGCGAAGGACTATTGGGGAGACGACGTCTACAAAGGCCCCAAGATGTTGTCCGAACGTGGCATTGCGCTGATCGAGATCGAGGGCTCTTTGGTCAACAAGGGCAAGTGGATCGGCCAGTCGTGCGGTATGACGAGCTATGAAGCGATTGCGCTTCAGGTTCGCGATTGCATTGAGCGCGCCGACGTCAAGGCAGTGGTGCTTGAGGTTGACAGCTTTGGCGGCGAGGTGACTGGCGCCTTTGATTGCGCCGAGCAGATCTTCGAGCTTTCGCAGATGAAGCCGACGATCGCAGTGCTTACCGATCATGCTTGCTCTGCCGGTTATCTGTGTGCATCGCCGGCCCGACAGGTCGTCATTCCTCAGACCGGGATCTGCGGTTCTATCGGTGTCATTTCCATGCATGTCGACATGAGCGCGTGGCTGGCAAAGGAGGGTCTGAACGTCACGATCCTTTCAGCTGGCGCGCACAAGGCCGACTTCAATCCCTATCAGGCTATCCCCGAAGATGTCTTGAAACAGGAACTCGCCGAGCTCGAAGAGCTTCGCGTCGAATTTGCAGCGACCGTTGCGCGCTTCCGCGCCGGCCGCCTCACACAGCAATCCGCTCTCGCCACAGAGGCGCGGTTCTATCGCGGACAAAAGGCGGTTGAGGCCGGCCTCGCCGACGCGGTTGTACGTCCTTCGCAGGTCCTTGCGGCCTTCGAAGCGGAACTGAGCCGGACAGCCGGCTAA